The following proteins are encoded in a genomic region of Methanobrevibacter boviskoreani JH1:
- a CDS encoding Gar1/Naf1 family protein encodes MKVLGNSLHIAKSGKLIARGKQTPIIGALVFDNNKNKIGKVNTVFGPTKNPYISINLFRSANRDRIMKNSGEKLFVSNDKKRKRGRRPRKKNN; translated from the coding sequence ATGAAAGTGTTAGGTAATAGTTTACATATTGCAAAATCTGGAAAATTAATTGCTAGGGGAAAACAAACTCCAATAATTGGTGCTTTGGTTTTTGACAATAATAAAAACAAGATTGGTAAGGTAAATACTGTTTTTGGACCGACTAAGAATCCATATATTTCTATTAATCTTTTTAGGTCTGCTAATCGAGATAGGATTATGAAAAATTCAGGTGAAAAATTATTTGTTTCAAATGATAAAAAGCGTAAACGGGGGAGGAGACCACGGAAAAAGAACAACTAA
- a CDS encoding transcription initiation factor IIB, producing the protein MQHDVFDIDKQTRCPECGSDQLIGDYERAEVVCANCGLVIDENLVDMGPEWRAFDHEQRDKRTRVGAPITYTIHDKGLSTMIDWRNKDIYGRDIPARNRAQWYRLRKWQRKIRISGATERNLAFALSELDRDSSRLGLPRSVRESASVVYRSAVDNKLIRGRSIEGVVAASLYAACRRCKVPRTLDEIAEVSRVTKKEVGRTYRFLTRELNIKLPPTSPVDYVPRFASELGLSGEVQSKAIDIINKAMEKGLTSGRGPTGVAAAALYIASVLLGERKTQRDVAEIAGVTEVTIRNRYKELTEQLEMGVTL; encoded by the coding sequence ATGCAGCATGATGTATTTGATATAGATAAGCAAACTCGTTGTCCAGAATGTGGATCAGACCAATTAATTGGTGATTATGAGAGGGCAGAAGTTGTTTGTGCAAATTGTGGACTCGTTATTGATGAAAACCTTGTTGATATGGGACCAGAATGGAGAGCATTTGACCACGAGCAAAGAGATAAAAGGACTCGTGTAGGAGCACCTATCACTTATACCATTCACGATAAGGGTTTAAGTACAATGATTGATTGGAGGAATAAAGATATCTATGGAAGAGATATTCCTGCAAGAAATAGGGCTCAATGGTACCGTTTAAGAAAATGGCAAAGAAAAATCAGGATTTCTGGTGCTACAGAAAGAAACTTAGCATTTGCTTTAAGTGAATTAGATAGGGATTCCTCAAGACTTGGTCTTCCAAGAAGTGTAAGGGAATCTGCATCTGTTGTATACAGAAGTGCAGTGGATAATAAACTTATACGTGGAAGAAGTATTGAAGGTGTTGTAGCTGCTTCACTTTATGCCGCATGTAGAAGATGTAAAGTACCTCGTACTTTGGATGAGATTGCTGAAGTTTCCCGTGTTACTAAAAAAGAAGTTGGAAGGACTTACAGATTCTTAACTCGTGAATTGAATATTAAATTACCACCTACTTCACCAGTAGACTATGTTCCAAGGTTTGCTAGTGAATTAGGTTTATCTGGAGAGGTTCAATCTAAAGCTATTGATATTATTAATAAGGCAATGGAAAAAGGATTAACTTCTGGAAGAGGTCCTACTGGTGTAGCTGCTGCTGCATTATATATTGCATCAGTTCTCTTAGGTGAAAGGAAAACTCAAAGAGATGTTGCGGAAATTGCAGGTGTTACAGAAGTTACAATAAGAAACAGATATAAAGAACTTACTGAACAATTAGAAATGGGCGTAACCTTATAA
- a CDS encoding sulfite exporter TauE/SafE family protein, translating into MIFTTTYILFLIGIGIIVGLAAGLLGVGGGFLMVPLQYFALQTIGIPSDLAFRIALGTSLTCIIPTSLSGAYTHIKESKIDILKPGIMFGVFGIIGGFIGGNISTIIPTRALEILFGLLLIGIAINMFLKKDDTENEPKLKLNYLTAGIIGIVVGFFAGLLGIGGGVFIIPILTMLFGFTMVEAIGTSTIFIPFSSIGGSISYMLSGWGANILPYSIGYVNLVNFILIIIFSIPMAHYGAKIAYKINEKHLRILFAIVLVIISLKMLKILPF; encoded by the coding sequence ATTATATTCACAACAACATATATCCTATTTTTAATAGGAATTGGAATAATTGTAGGTTTAGCAGCAGGACTATTAGGTGTTGGTGGAGGATTTTTAATGGTTCCTCTACAGTATTTTGCACTTCAAACTATTGGCATACCATCAGATCTTGCATTTAGAATAGCTTTAGGTACTAGTTTGACCTGTATCATACCAACATCTCTATCAGGAGCTTATACCCATATTAAAGAATCCAAAATTGATATCTTAAAGCCGGGAATAATGTTTGGTGTTTTCGGTATTATTGGTGGATTTATAGGAGGAAACATCTCCACAATCATACCTACAAGGGCATTAGAGATTTTATTTGGATTACTTCTTATCGGTATCGCAATTAACATGTTTCTTAAAAAAGACGATACAGAAAACGAACCCAAATTAAAGTTAAATTACCTGACTGCGGGAATTATTGGTATAGTTGTAGGATTCTTTGCAGGACTTTTAGGAATCGGTGGTGGAGTCTTTATTATACCGATATTAACCATGTTATTTGGATTTACAATGGTTGAGGCAATTGGAACATCTACCATATTTATACCATTCTCCTCCATTGGAGGTTCAATATCATATATGTTATCTGGATGGGGTGCAAATATACTTCCATACTCAATCGGATATGTTAATCTAGTTAATTTCATATTAATAATAATATTTTCCATACCAATGGCCCATTATGGGGCTAAAATAGCTTATAAAATTAATGAAAAACATTTAAGAATATTGTTTGCAATAGTATTAGTCATTATAAGTTTAAAGATGCTTAAGATATTACCATTTTAA
- a CDS encoding MJ1255/VC2487 family glycosyltransferase, with amino-acid sequence MKLSIIIPSYNEEENLPGLLESIHSQDFKDYEVIVADANSTDKTYQVAKYYGCIVVEGGLPAVGRNNGAKVAKGDLLLFLDADLKLSKDYLKDAVEEFNREGLGIAISQMIPDSDKFSYKALHDFANTFMKSVENIKPHGAGCYGILTRKVLHDRVNGFDESLDYGEDTDYIERIGAISEFKVLRKPKVIVSTRRLEEDGLLKLIKTYGKSTVNDFRGKRTSADELGYSFEHGGNKKSKSKKTKPIHIKSSNKSNVSKNDGMSKLRGSKNKFNKSETKGNISLPKKESSNKKTGDASIENSQVLIKSGNGLVESQKKIIFYCVCGEGMGHAIRSGVILERLTKIYDVYIFSGNRAYTYLNSKFDNVYEIGVYNTVYEDNVVNDIATFTKCMKESPSNIKKAYDTIFKLARKLKPGIIVTDFENYCNIVANTLNIPLISLDNIHMITETEIDYPPYHKIDMLKAKAVIKVYVHDAKIHILTSFFNPPIKEGRNSVIYPPILREDIMKLKPEIKDHVIVYQTSNSNYKLMERLKKIDENFIVYGFNKDEVDENLTYRSFNEDIFYDDLRTAKAVITNGGFTLISEAIYLKKPIYSMPALGNFEQILNGFYVDKLGYGEYHEDMESKNIKSFLSNLDKYQKNLNKVVNTDNSAIFNELYRDIEKYYKYS; translated from the coding sequence ATGAAACTTAGTATAATTATTCCGTCTTATAATGAAGAAGAAAACTTACCAGGTTTGCTTGAAAGTATTCACTCCCAGGATTTTAAAGACTATGAGGTTATAGTTGCAGATGCTAATTCAACAGATAAAACCTATCAGGTAGCAAAGTATTATGGTTGTATTGTTGTTGAAGGGGGTTTACCTGCAGTTGGAAGGAATAATGGTGCTAAAGTTGCTAAAGGGGACTTATTGTTATTTTTAGATGCTGATTTAAAGCTTTCTAAGGATTACCTTAAAGATGCAGTCGAGGAATTTAATAGGGAAGGTCTTGGAATAGCAATATCTCAAATGATTCCCGATTCAGATAAATTTTCATATAAGGCATTACACGATTTTGCAAATACCTTTATGAAGTCTGTTGAAAATATCAAACCTCATGGTGCAGGCTGTTATGGTATTCTAACAAGAAAGGTATTACATGATAGGGTTAATGGTTTTGATGAATCCTTAGATTATGGGGAAGATACCGATTATATTGAAAGAATTGGAGCAATCTCAGAGTTTAAGGTTCTTAGAAAACCGAAAGTTATAGTGTCCACACGTAGACTTGAGGAAGACGGTCTATTAAAACTTATTAAAACCTATGGTAAAAGTACTGTAAATGATTTTAGAGGAAAAAGAACATCTGCAGATGAGTTAGGTTATAGTTTTGAACATGGTGGTAATAAAAAATCCAAATCCAAGAAAACCAAACCGATTCATATAAAATCATCAAATAAGAGCAATGTCTCTAAAAATGATGGTATGAGTAAATTGAGAGGTTCTAAAAATAAATTTAACAAGTCTGAAACAAAAGGAAATATAAGTCTTCCAAAAAAAGAATCCTCAAATAAAAAAACAGGTGATGCCTCAATAGAAAATTCTCAGGTGCTTATAAAATCAGGGAATGGTCTTGTAGAGTCTCAAAAGAAAATTATTTTTTATTGTGTATGTGGGGAAGGTATGGGTCATGCAATTAGAAGTGGAGTCATATTGGAACGTCTTACAAAGATATATGATGTTTATATCTTCTCAGGTAACAGGGCATATACCTATTTGAACTCTAAATTTGATAATGTATATGAAATCGGAGTATATAATACTGTTTATGAGGATAATGTCGTAAATGATATTGCAACTTTCACTAAATGTATGAAGGAAAGTCCTTCTAACATTAAAAAGGCCTATGACACGATTTTCAAGCTTGCACGTAAACTTAAGCCGGGAATTATTGTGACTGACTTTGAAAATTATTGTAATATTGTGGCAAATACATTAAATATTCCGTTGATAAGTCTTGACAATATTCATATGATCACTGAAACTGAGATTGACTATCCCCCTTATCATAAAATAGACATGCTTAAAGCCAAAGCCGTTATAAAGGTTTATGTTCATGACGCTAAGATACATATTCTAACAAGTTTCTTTAATCCTCCAATAAAGGAGGGCAGGAATTCCGTTATATACCCTCCAATCTTAAGGGAAGATATAATGAAACTTAAACCCGAGATTAAAGATCATGTAATTGTCTATCAAACTAGTAATTCTAATTATAAGCTTATGGAAAGACTTAAAAAGATTGATGAGAATTTTATAGTCTATGGATTTAATAAGGATGAGGTAGATGAAAATTTAACCTATCGTTCATTTAATGAGGATATTTTTTATGATGATTTAAGGACTGCTAAGGCGGTTATCACCAATGGTGGCTTTACTTTAATCAGTGAAGCCATTTACCTTAAAAAACCAATCTATAGTATGCCTGCATTGGGTAATTTTGAGCAGATTTTAAATGGTTTTTATGTGGATAAACTAGGTTATGGTGAATATCATGAGGATATGGAGTCTAAAAACATTAAAAGCTTCCTATCAAACCTTGATAAATATCAAAAAAATCTAAATAAAGTTGTAAATACAGATAACTCTGCAATCTTCAATGAGTTGTATCGGGATATTGAGAAATATTATAAATATTCTTAA
- a CDS encoding XkdF-like putative serine protease domain-containing protein has translation MILKGAVLIPDIPDSGGDVLDEETIRKVSLIFNRQVNLIDVQHTLQSVGSILESYITDDEIHFLGNTYPKGTWFVSVDVTDPEIQDAIRGGEYTGFSILAAPYRSVEEMKREGVE, from the coding sequence ATGATTTTGAAAGGTGCCGTTTTGATTCCAGACATACCTGATAGTGGTGGTGATGTTCTGGATGAAGAAACAATAAGAAAAGTATCATTAATCTTTAATAGGCAAGTAAATCTGATTGATGTTCAACACACTTTACAGAGTGTTGGTTCTATTTTGGAATCCTACATTACCGATGATGAAATTCACTTTCTAGGTAACACTTATCCTAAAGGAACGTGGTTTGTTAGTGTTGATGTTACTGATCCTGAAATCCAGGATGCTATTCGTGGTGGTGAATATACAGGTTTCAGTATACTTGCAGCACCATATCGTAGTGTTGAAGAAATGAAAAGAGAAGGGGTTGAATAG
- the pyrH gene encoding UMP kinase produces the protein MKIVVAIGGSILIHDYNAKMFKIYSDILKDLSKEHELFVVVGGGKPAREYISVVRELGCGEAQSDAIGIEVTRINAQLLLSALGDSAYQKVPENFKEALEYSAFGKIIVMGGTEPAHSTDAVSAILAEYINADLLINLTSVDGMYDKDPNKFEDAKLISEIHASDLVKFLEGKDVKAGTYEFFDMTAAQMIKRSKLETVIANGEDPENLVKIVNGETIGTRVISD, from the coding sequence ATGAAAATAGTCGTTGCAATTGGAGGATCTATTTTAATACATGATTATAATGCTAAGATGTTTAAGATTTATAGTGATATATTAAAGGATTTATCTAAAGAACATGAATTATTTGTTGTCGTAGGTGGAGGAAAACCTGCAAGAGAATATATTAGTGTTGTAAGGGAACTAGGCTGTGGAGAAGCTCAAAGTGATGCAATAGGAATTGAGGTAACCAGGATTAATGCTCAATTATTACTTTCTGCATTAGGTGATAGTGCATATCAAAAAGTTCCTGAAAACTTTAAAGAGGCTTTGGAATATTCTGCATTTGGTAAAATTATTGTAATGGGAGGTACTGAACCTGCACACAGTACTGATGCGGTATCAGCTATTTTGGCAGAATATATTAATGCAGATTTACTTATTAATTTAACATCTGTAGATGGTATGTATGATAAGGATCCTAATAAATTTGAGGATGCAAAATTAATCAGCGAGATTCACGCATCTGACCTTGTAAAATTCCTTGAAGGTAAAGATGTAAAAGCAGGTACTTATGAATTCTTCGATATGACTGCAGCTCAAATGATTAAACGTTCTAAACTTGAAACCGTTATTGCTAATGGTGAAGATCCCGAGAATTTAGTTAAGATTGTAAATGGGGAAACTATTGGTACTAGGGTAATATCTGATTAG
- a CDS encoding DUF2116 family Zn-ribbon domain-containing protein: protein MSVEPHKHCPVCGTPIPLNEKACSPDCEAVLNKRQNQMKRNQKIIYILLVVFIIVWLYFVVIK, encoded by the coding sequence ATGTCAGTAGAACCACATAAACATTGTCCAGTCTGTGGAACACCAATTCCATTAAATGAAAAAGCTTGCTCACCAGATTGTGAGGCAGTATTAAACAAAAGACAAAATCAAATGAAAAGAAATCAAAAAATAATCTACATTCTTTTAGTTGTATTTATTATTGTCTGGTTATATTTTGTTGTAATTAAATAA
- a CDS encoding heavy metal-binding domain-containing protein: MILSSTNTLEGKQIKQYYGIVTGEALIGANVYKDLFSGVRDVVGGRTSKYEEEIQKARMIALKSMEDKALDFGANAIIGLKINYANLGGTMGNTILVTAYGTAISYI; encoded by the coding sequence ATGATTCTTTCATCAACTAATACCTTAGAGGGTAAACAGATCAAACAATATTATGGTATTGTCACCGGGGAGGCTTTAATTGGAGCTAATGTATATAAGGATTTATTCTCTGGTGTACGTGATGTTGTAGGTGGTAGAACCTCCAAGTATGAAGAGGAAATCCAGAAAGCAAGAATGATTGCTTTAAAAAGTATGGAAGATAAAGCTCTGGACTTTGGAGCTAATGCAATAATTGGTCTTAAAATCAATTATGCAAATCTTGGTGGAACTATGGGTAATACAATTCTTGTAACCGCTTATGGAACTGCCATATCTTATATCTAA
- a CDS encoding heavy metal-binding domain-containing protein, translated as MSLIDKLNKNNKDPEEIGKAVISIVFGTFIGCLTYALSFRFHIDIFGWNLAFVFAPLFAGYAETYLSIKLMDETTGAISAYLLFFVTVIHGFILANPTLGVNGISVGAIIVILQAAFPTLINYFFLVVVIGSVSYLFGFFKQWTDKLYYTIVPIFYKLIGREFVPKRAALTVDNFATNLEETNINDLGVLFMTTTHPWQVNVKEYIGVFEGSVIIPNENRFFEIKTKNEENLLLIRFQEAKDQALKQLAKEIKDHGGNGVLDLEIEYNIVGELIGDSFHIVAKGTGVLLE; from the coding sequence ATGAGCTTAATAGATAAATTAAATAAAAATAATAAGGATCCTGAAGAGATTGGAAAGGCAGTTATTTCAATTGTATTTGGAACCTTTATTGGCTGTTTAACTTATGCACTTAGTTTTAGATTCCATATTGATATCTTTGGTTGGAATCTGGCATTTGTTTTTGCTCCATTATTTGCGGGATATGCTGAGACTTATCTTTCTATTAAGTTAATGGATGAGACCACTGGTGCTATTAGTGCATATCTTCTATTTTTTGTAACCGTTATCCATGGATTTATACTTGCAAATCCAACACTTGGGGTTAATGGAATTAGCGTTGGAGCAATAATAGTAATTTTACAGGCTGCATTTCCGACATTGATTAATTATTTCTTTTTGGTAGTGGTTATTGGATCTGTTTCATATCTATTCGGATTCTTTAAACAGTGGACGGACAAGCTGTATTATACAATAGTGCCTATATTTTATAAACTGATAGGCAGGGAATTTGTACCTAAAAGGGCTGCACTTACAGTTGACAATTTTGCAACTAATCTGGAAGAGACTAACATAAATGATTTAGGTGTGTTGTTTATGACTACAACCCATCCATGGCAGGTTAATGTTAAGGAATATATCGGTGTTTTTGAGGGGTCTGTAATTATTCCCAATGAGAATAGATTTTTTGAGATTAAAACTAAAAACGAGGAGAATCTTTTACTCATCAGATTTCAAGAGGCTAAAGATCAGGCCCTTAAACAGTTGGCTAAGGAAATTAAAGATCATGGTGGAAATGGTGTACTTGATTTGGAAATCGAGTATAATATTGTTGGAGAGTTAATTGGTGACAGTTTCCACATAGTTGCAAAGGGTACCGGTGTTCTTTTGGAATAA
- the prf1 gene encoding peptide chain release factor aRF-1 — MEDISSKELYEFKKMIKNLSEKKGRGTELVSVYIPHDKQISDVAKQMRDELGQSSNIKSKSTRKNVQSAIEVIIQKIKLYKQAPENGLVIFTGMIPRGGPGTEKMETYTFEPPEEITTYWYICDSQFFLDPLIEMVSDRDVYGIAVIDRKEATIATLKGKRIDIVAHLTSGVPGKHKAGGQSQRRFDRVIEDAAREFLKRIGRHVNDAFLPIKDDLRGVILGGPGNTKIDFYEGDFMQYEIKDKVITTVDTSYTGEFGIREVIDKSSDVLEELDVIKEKKLVQRFLKELINDKSGLASYGEAEVRRNLQIGAVDTLLLSEGLKLQRVKMTCPQCGWSTEVTPRKKADLDFKCDNCNEQMKEESREDLVDTFVEMAEQVGTSVELISTETEEGMQLYRAFGGIAAILRYHIN; from the coding sequence ATGGAAGATATATCTTCAAAAGAATTATATGAATTTAAAAAAATGATTAAAAACTTATCTGAAAAGAAAGGTAGGGGAACTGAGTTAGTTTCTGTTTATATACCTCATGATAAACAAATCAGTGATGTTGCTAAACAGATGAGGGATGAACTAGGACAAAGTTCTAACATTAAAAGTAAATCCACCAGAAAAAACGTTCAGTCAGCTATTGAGGTTATTATTCAGAAAATAAAATTATATAAACAGGCTCCAGAAAACGGACTGGTTATTTTCACAGGAATGATTCCTAGAGGTGGACCTGGTACTGAGAAAATGGAAACCTATACCTTTGAACCACCTGAGGAAATTACCACCTACTGGTATATTTGTGATAGCCAATTTTTCCTAGATCCTCTAATAGAAATGGTATCCGATAGGGATGTTTACGGTATTGCTGTAATTGATAGGAAAGAGGCTACCATTGCAACCTTAAAGGGTAAACGTATTGACATTGTAGCACATTTAACTAGTGGTGTACCTGGTAAGCATAAAGCAGGTGGTCAATCACAGAGAAGGTTTGACCGTGTTATTGAAGATGCCGCAAGAGAATTCCTTAAAAGGATCGGTCGTCATGTAAACGATGCATTTTTACCAATCAAGGATGATTTGAGAGGGGTCATCTTAGGTGGACCTGGTAATACTAAAATTGATTTCTATGAAGGGGACTTTATGCAATATGAAATCAAGGATAAGGTTATCACTACTGTAGATACTTCCTATACTGGTGAATTTGGTATTCGTGAAGTTATTGATAAATCTTCAGATGTCTTAGAAGAATTAGACGTAATTAAAGAGAAGAAACTTGTCCAAAGATTTTTAAAAGAATTAATCAATGATAAATCAGGTCTTGCAAGTTATGGTGAAGCAGAGGTTAGAAGAAATCTCCAAATTGGTGCGGTAGATACACTTCTTTTATCCGAGGGACTTAAGTTGCAACGTGTTAAAATGACCTGTCCTCAATGTGGATGGTCAACCGAGGTAACACCTCGTAAGAAAGCGGATCTTGATTTTAAATGTGATAATTGTAATGAACAAATGAAGGAAGAATCAAGAGAGGATCTTGTTGATACTTTTGTTGAAATGGCTGAACAGGTAGGTACTTCTGTTGAATTAATTTCTACAGAAACCGAAGAGGGAATGCAGTTATACCGTGCATTTGGTGGAATTGCAGCTATTTTAAGATATCATATTAATTAA
- a CDS encoding Gfo/Idh/MocA family protein, whose translation MKDINVGVIGVGAMGYNHARVYYKLENANLIAVSDVSEMTLDKVSKKYDAKAYTDYNDLLEDPEIEVVSVCVPTTHHHDVVMSAIEHGKHVLVEKPIAFTLEEAEEMIEAAHKKGVILGTGHVERFNPAVQKAKELIDNDVIGDIVSASAKRVGPYPPRIKDVGVAIDLAIHDLDIMYYLFNQDVKRVYASMGSILNNCEYEDHAEIMVNFAGGMTGMLEVNWLTPYKRREISITGTDGIINVDYIDQSIDVRGKFAQDIQIEHKEPLMEELRSFLNAVTENKKPVITGEDGLNALKMVIAANRSSKTKKPITLEELEDD comes from the coding sequence GTGAAAGACATTAACGTAGGAGTTATAGGTGTCGGAGCAATGGGATACAACCATGCTCGTGTTTATTATAAATTAGAAAATGCAAATCTTATTGCAGTATCAGATGTAAGTGAAATGACTTTAGATAAAGTAAGTAAAAAATATGATGCTAAGGCTTATACTGATTATAATGATTTATTAGAAGACCCTGAGATTGAAGTGGTAAGTGTTTGTGTTCCTACTACTCATCATCATGATGTTGTAATGTCAGCTATTGAACATGGTAAACATGTTCTTGTAGAGAAACCAATTGCTTTTACTTTAGAAGAAGCAGAAGAAATGATTGAAGCAGCTCATAAAAAAGGTGTTATTTTAGGAACTGGTCATGTAGAAAGATTTAATCCAGCTGTTCAAAAAGCTAAGGAATTAATTGATAATGATGTTATTGGAGACATTGTTTCAGCTTCTGCAAAAAGGGTTGGTCCTTATCCACCTAGGATAAAAGATGTGGGTGTGGCTATAGATTTAGCTATTCATGATTTAGATATAATGTACTATTTATTTAACCAGGATGTAAAAAGGGTATATGCTTCAATGGGCAGTATTTTAAACAACTGTGAATATGAGGATCATGCTGAAATTATGGTTAACTTTGCTGGTGGAATGACCGGTATGTTGGAAGTTAACTGGTTAACTCCATATAAACGTAGAGAGATTTCCATTACAGGTACTGATGGAATTATTAATGTGGATTATATAGATCAAAGTATTGATGTACGTGGTAAATTTGCTCAGGATATACAAATTGAACATAAGGAACCATTGATGGAAGAATTAAGATCATTTTTAAATGCTGTAACTGAGAATAAAAAACCTGTCATTACTGGTGAAGATGGTCTCAATGCTCTTAAGATGGTTATTGCAGCAAACAGATCTTCTAAAACTAAAAAACCAATTACTCTTGAAGAATTAGAAGATGATTAA
- a CDS encoding orotate phosphoribosyltransferase-like protein: protein MNDELIEKAHELRARGLTTGEIADELNVSIDTARWLNLQTPEKHSSEVPVDFAVNWNSLGGSSTRLKYVSAALSDMALEEGEADVILGVAASGIPFATFMADYYSYEMGLETSLAVFHPQKAKVDDDDISAGGTISTNFASVDGKRVVIVDDVITSGKTMNEVVNTVQDLGGEPVAITVLIDKAGLTDILGVPVKSIISLSRLR, encoded by the coding sequence ATGAATGATGAACTTATTGAGAAGGCTCATGAACTTAGGGCACGTGGTTTAACTACTGGTGAAATTGCTGATGAATTAAATGTATCAATTGATACTGCAAGATGGTTAAATCTTCAAACTCCTGAAAAACATAGTAGTGAAGTGCCAGTTGACTTTGCAGTAAATTGGAACAGTCTCGGAGGTAGTTCCACTAGACTTAAATATGTATCTGCAGCATTAAGCGACATGGCTCTTGAAGAAGGAGAAGCTGATGTGATTTTAGGTGTTGCGGCTAGTGGTATTCCATTTGCAACTTTCATGGCTGATTATTATTCATATGAAATGGGTTTAGAAACTTCATTAGCTGTTTTCCACCCACAGAAAGCTAAGGTTGATGACGATGACATAAGCGCTGGTGGAACTATCAGCACTAATTTTGCATCTGTTGATGGAAAAAGGGTTGTAATAGTTGATGATGTTATAACTAGTGGAAAAACTATGAATGAAGTTGTAAATACTGTTCAGGATCTTGGTGGAGAGCCAGTTGCTATAACAGTTCTAATTGATAAGGCAGGTTTAACTGACATTTTAGGTGTTCCTGTTAAATCAATTATTAGTCTTTCTAGATTAAGATAA
- the hemC gene encoding hydroxymethylbilane synthase has product MKVGTRGSQLALTQTKQTCQSIANITGEKIEVDIIKTKGDKIKDSQLYNMDSKGLFTKELDKAVLEEEVDFAVHSLKDVPTELDEDLTIAAIPLREKANDVFISNKNWEDLEEGSSLGSSSLRREAFCKYHEKGFKFKPLRGNVETRIKKVLDGEVDGTLMAEAGLIRLGLTKYIKTEFPVDYITPAAGQGAVAVISRKDSTEVNETLKKIDDYNSNKRVLAEKTVLYELGIGCQWPLGSYAKINSKSQLELYSILLNEDGEILHQTTQTSSLRTAKELGVKVGKELLEYL; this is encoded by the coding sequence ATGAAAGTTGGAACTAGAGGAAGTCAATTAGCATTAACACAGACAAAACAAACCTGTCAATCCATTGCCAACATTACTGGTGAAAAAATTGAAGTGGACATTATTAAAACTAAAGGAGACAAGATTAAAGACTCCCAGCTTTATAATATGGATTCAAAAGGATTATTTACTAAAGAGCTAGACAAAGCCGTTCTTGAAGAAGAGGTTGACTTTGCAGTACATAGTCTTAAGGATGTTCCAACAGAACTTGATGAAGATCTTACAATAGCTGCAATCCCATTACGTGAAAAGGCCAATGATGTATTCATATCTAATAAAAACTGGGAAGATCTTGAAGAGGGTTCTAGTTTAGGTTCCAGTAGCCTTAGAAGAGAAGCATTCTGTAAATATCACGAAAAAGGATTTAAATTCAAACCATTAAGGGGAAATGTTGAAACAAGAATTAAGAAGGTACTTGACGGTGAAGTAGACGGAACTCTCATGGCCGAGGCAGGCCTTATAAGACTTGGACTTACCAAATACATCAAAACAGAATTTCCCGTAGATTACATTACTCCTGCAGCAGGTCAGGGAGCAGTTGCAGTCATCTCAAGAAAAGATTCAACTGAAGTAAATGAAACCCTTAAAAAAATAGATGACTATAACTCCAATAAGAGGGTTCTTGCTGAGAAAACCGTTCTTTACGAATTAGGTATTGGCTGTCAATGGCCACTTGGCTCATATGCAAAGATCAATAGTAAAAGCCAATTAGAACTCTATTCAATCCTACTAAATGAAGACGGTGAAATATTACATCAAACTACTCAAACTTCCTCATTACGCACAGCAAAAGAGTTAGGTGTAAAAGTAGGTAAAGAGTTATTAGAATATTTATAA